In a genomic window of Thiosocius teredinicola:
- a CDS encoding oxidative damage protection protein — translation MGELVNCVRLKREAEGLDRQPYPGELGKRILENVSKEAWQEWLRHQTMLINEYRLSPVDPKARTFLEEQMEKFFFGEGSEAPPDFKPE, via the coding sequence ATGGGTGAATTGGTGAATTGTGTCCGCCTCAAACGTGAAGCCGAGGGGTTGGATCGTCAGCCTTATCCGGGCGAACTGGGAAAACGCATTCTCGAGAATGTCTCCAAAGAGGCCTGGCAGGAATGGCTGCGCCACCAGACCATGTTGATCAACGAGTATCGCCTGAGCCCGGTCGACCCCAAGGCACGTACCTTTCTTGAAGAACAGATGGAAAAGTTCTTCTTCGGTGAGGGCTCCGAGGCGCCACCGGATTTCAAGCCAGAATAA
- the thiS gene encoding sulfur carrier protein ThiS: MHILLNGEPREVTSDSTLADLLATLDLCNKRYAVEINEELIPRSQHTSHPLHADDRVEVVQAIGGG, translated from the coding sequence ATGCATATCCTGCTGAACGGTGAACCACGCGAGGTGACTTCCGACAGTACCTTGGCCGACTTGCTGGCCACGCTTGATCTGTGTAATAAACGCTATGCCGTCGAGATCAACGAGGAGCTCATCCCGCGGAGTCAGCATACCTCGCACCCCCTGCATGCCGACGACCGCGTAGAGGTCGTGCAAGCGATCGGCGGAGGCTGA
- a CDS encoding thiazole synthase: protein MSETNADQLVIADRTFNSRLLVGTGKYKDMDETRAAIEASGAEIITIAVRRTNIGQNSDEPNILDVLPPDKYTLLPNTAGCYDVDTAVRTCRLARELLDGHDLVKLEVLGDEKTLFPDVVATMKAAEILIKDGFRIMVYTNDDPIIARQLEEMGCAAVMPLAAPIGSGLGIRNKLNIRTIVENASVPVLVDAGVGTASDAAVAMELGCDGVLMNTAIAAANKPVLMASAMRKAIEAGREAYLAGRMPARRYASASSPVDGLFFD, encoded by the coding sequence ATGTCTGAAACGAATGCTGACCAGTTGGTCATCGCCGACCGCACCTTTAACTCGCGCCTGCTCGTAGGCACCGGCAAATACAAGGACATGGACGAAACGCGCGCCGCCATCGAGGCGAGCGGTGCCGAAATCATCACCATCGCGGTGCGCCGGACGAATATCGGCCAGAACAGCGACGAACCCAACATCCTCGACGTGTTGCCGCCAGACAAGTACACCCTGTTGCCGAATACCGCAGGCTGTTACGACGTCGACACGGCCGTGCGCACCTGCCGCTTGGCGCGCGAACTGCTTGATGGTCACGACCTGGTCAAGCTCGAAGTATTGGGCGACGAGAAGACTTTGTTTCCTGACGTCGTCGCGACAATGAAAGCGGCGGAGATTCTGATCAAGGACGGCTTCCGCATCATGGTGTACACCAATGACGACCCAATCATCGCGCGCCAGCTCGAAGAGATGGGATGCGCGGCCGTCATGCCGCTGGCCGCGCCGATCGGCTCCGGCCTGGGCATCCGCAACAAGCTGAACATCCGCACCATTGTTGAGAATGCATCGGTACCGGTCCTGGTCGATGCAGGCGTGGGTACCGCCTCCGACGCGGCCGTCGCAATGGAACTGGGATGTGACGGCGTGCTGATGAACACGGCCATCGCCGCCGCCAACAAACCGGTATTGATGGCAAGCGCAATGCGCAAGGCAATCGAGGCAGGGCGCGAAGCCTATCTGGCCGGTCGTATGCCGGCGCGGCGCTATGCGTCGGCGTCCTCGCCTGTCGACGGCCTGTTTTTCGACTGA
- a CDS encoding DUF2007 domain-containing protein, which yields MLKFYEARDSLEARQLIDALSAHRIEATVLGEYLSGAAGELSALNFPWVWLINNDDLPIAQSVLDGFLAARGALPKPGPWVCPGCGAQVDAGFEICWQCGADRK from the coding sequence ATGCTGAAGTTTTACGAAGCGCGTGACAGTCTCGAAGCCCGACAACTGATCGATGCGCTTTCGGCCCATCGCATCGAGGCGACGGTACTCGGAGAATATCTCAGCGGCGCCGCGGGCGAATTGTCAGCTCTCAATTTCCCCTGGGTTTGGCTGATCAACAACGACGACCTGCCGATCGCGCAATCCGTGCTCGACGGGTTTCTGGCCGCGCGTGGCGCGCTGCCGAAACCCGGGCCTTGGGTCTGCCCGGGCTGCGGCGCGCAGGTCGATGCCGGCTTCGAGATCTGCTGGCAGTGCGGCGCCGATCGCAAGTGA
- a CDS encoding AMP-dependent synthetase/ligase: protein MANLHENLISLEEAVTLDGLFATRVKRTPDRTAYRYFDKAAKSWQSYTWAEMAREVARWQAAIAAEHVPRGGRVAIQLRNCAQWVMFDQAAMSLGLVNVPLYTDDRPDNIAYILKEADVHVLLVQDAGRWRRLAEVVGTEGPLKRILILDDSDVARKLAAQDDRIRIVADWLPAQAGELQRRTGLDSKALASIVYTSGTTGRPKGVMLSHSNMMSVAHGALTLFDCYQEDVFLSFLPLSHTLERTVGYYLPVMTGSSVAYARSVAQLADDLMTIKPSVLIAVPRIFERVHGRIADQMEERGGSAKKLFNLAVSIGWKRFLHAQGRGRWPVGSMLWPLLDRLVASKVISRLGGNIRVAVSGGAPLNEEIARVFIGLGLPLVQGYGLTETAPIVSANPLEKNIPNSVGIPIRGVKVKIGANDELLVKGPGVMLGYWNNHAATAQAIDPDGWLRTGDQARIDDSGHIYITGRIKDILVLSNGEKIPPGDMESAIALDPLFEQVMVVGEGKPYLAALVVLDGDHWPGFAQQQGVDPMSPSSLTDSRVQHAAARRVKAALKDFPGYAKIRQVHLSLDPWTVDDGLMTPTLKVKRQQVLQRFAGEVDAMYRGGPAH from the coding sequence GTGGCGAATCTGCACGAAAACCTTATCTCGCTCGAAGAGGCCGTCACACTTGACGGCCTTTTTGCGACGCGCGTTAAGCGAACGCCGGACCGGACCGCGTATCGCTACTTCGATAAGGCCGCCAAATCGTGGCAATCCTATACCTGGGCGGAAATGGCGCGCGAGGTGGCGCGTTGGCAGGCGGCGATCGCCGCCGAGCATGTGCCGCGCGGGGGGCGCGTGGCGATCCAGTTGCGCAACTGCGCCCAGTGGGTGATGTTCGACCAGGCCGCGATGAGCCTGGGCTTGGTCAATGTGCCTTTGTACACCGACGATCGGCCAGACAACATCGCTTACATTCTCAAAGAAGCCGACGTGCACGTGCTGCTGGTGCAGGATGCCGGGCGGTGGCGCCGGCTGGCTGAGGTGGTCGGCACTGAAGGGCCGCTCAAGCGTATCCTGATTCTCGACGACAGCGATGTCGCGCGAAAACTAGCCGCACAAGACGATCGTATCCGCATCGTGGCTGACTGGTTGCCGGCGCAGGCGGGTGAACTGCAACGTCGCACCGGACTCGACAGCAAGGCCCTGGCATCGATCGTTTATACGTCGGGTACGACCGGCCGACCCAAAGGCGTGATGCTCAGTCACAGCAACATGATGTCGGTTGCGCATGGTGCCTTGACCCTGTTCGATTGCTACCAGGAAGACGTTTTTCTCTCTTTCCTGCCGCTGTCGCACACGCTGGAGCGCACGGTCGGCTACTACCTGCCGGTGATGACCGGTTCGAGCGTCGCCTATGCGCGTTCGGTCGCTCAATTGGCAGATGATCTGATGACGATTAAGCCGTCGGTGCTGATTGCGGTGCCGCGCATTTTCGAACGGGTCCATGGCCGCATAGCGGATCAGATGGAAGAGCGCGGCGGCAGCGCAAAGAAACTGTTCAACCTGGCGGTATCTATCGGTTGGAAACGTTTTCTGCATGCACAGGGCCGCGGTCGCTGGCCGGTCGGCAGCATGCTTTGGCCGCTGCTCGATCGCCTGGTGGCCAGCAAGGTAATCTCGCGCCTCGGCGGAAACATCCGTGTTGCCGTGAGTGGTGGGGCGCCGTTGAACGAAGAGATTGCGCGGGTGTTCATCGGTCTTGGACTGCCGCTGGTGCAGGGTTACGGTCTGACCGAGACGGCGCCGATCGTCAGTGCCAACCCGCTGGAGAAAAATATTCCTAACAGCGTCGGGATACCGATTCGCGGCGTCAAGGTGAAGATCGGTGCGAATGATGAACTGCTCGTGAAAGGGCCCGGCGTGATGCTGGGTTACTGGAACAATCATGCCGCGACGGCCCAGGCTATCGATCCCGATGGGTGGCTGCGCACCGGTGACCAGGCGCGTATCGACGACAGCGGCCATATTTACATAACGGGCCGAATAAAGGACATATTAGTGCTGTCGAACGGCGAGAAGATCCCGCCCGGCGACATGGAGTCGGCGATCGCGCTCGATCCCCTGTTCGAGCAGGTTATGGTCGTCGGTGAAGGTAAGCCCTACCTGGCGGCGCTAGTGGTGCTCGACGGCGATCATTGGCCAGGATTTGCGCAGCAGCAAGGTGTCGATCCGATGAGTCCGTCCAGCCTGACCGACAGTCGGGTACAGCACGCTGCGGCGCGTCGGGTGAAAGCGGCACTCAAAGACTTTCCCGGTTATGCCAAGATCCGGCAGGTCCACCTGTCGCTCGACCCCTGGACGGTCGACGATGGGCTGATGACCCCGACACTCAAGGTCAAGCGGCAACAGGTCTTGCAGCGGTTTGCTGGTGAGGTCGATGCTATGTATCGCGGTGGTCCGGCGCACTGA
- the trmB gene encoding tRNA (guanosine(46)-N7)-methyltransferase TrmB produces MSEQQRPHRPIRSFVLREGRLTPGQQRAFDTLWPTWGVEYAQMPLDFAELFGNDNPVFVEIGFGNGESLADMARRHPERNYLGIEVHGPGVGHLLLKLEESGCTNVRVARHDAIEVLDHMIPAASLSGVYLFFPDPWHKKRHHKRRILQRSFLDKIARALKPGGFFHAATDWEHYAEHMMDVLSSDAQRFENRAGPGNYTPRPDDRPLTKFEQRGHRLGHGVWDLIFTRRR; encoded by the coding sequence ATGTCTGAACAGCAACGACCACATCGTCCTATTCGTAGCTTTGTGCTCCGCGAAGGGCGACTCACACCCGGCCAGCAGCGGGCATTCGATACCCTTTGGCCGACATGGGGCGTCGAGTACGCGCAGATGCCGCTTGATTTCGCCGAGCTGTTCGGCAACGACAACCCGGTGTTCGTCGAGATCGGCTTCGGCAACGGCGAGAGCCTGGCGGACATGGCGAGACGCCATCCCGAACGCAACTATCTCGGCATCGAGGTGCATGGCCCGGGGGTTGGCCACCTGCTGCTGAAACTCGAGGAATCCGGGTGCACCAATGTGCGCGTGGCAAGGCACGATGCCATCGAGGTGCTCGACCACATGATCCCCGCCGCCAGCCTCTCGGGCGTGTACCTGTTCTTTCCCGACCCCTGGCACAAAAAGCGCCATCACAAGCGCCGCATCCTGCAGCGTTCCTTCCTCGACAAGATCGCGCGCGCTTTGAAACCTGGCGGCTTCTTCCATGCGGCCACCGATTGGGAACACTACGCGGAACACATGATGGACGTGCTCAGCAGCGATGCGCAGCGGTTCGAAAATCGCGCCGGCCCCGGCAACTACACACCGCGGCCGGATGATCGCCCGCTGACCAAGTTCGAACAGCGCGGCCAT
- a CDS encoding SCO family protein gives MKNNVKQILLIAVLAAVSIGIGLWAGMQGKPAKQETTGYPDLGGDFTLTSDKGPVSLHDFKGKIVPIYFGFTHCPDVCITSLSGIAAGLKQLTDEQRAQVQPLFITIDPERDDAARVGEYARYFDPSFIGLTGTLEEITQVAQKHFVIFEKVKLDDSEMGYTMDHSSIVYVVGKNGIIRELVHHSEDPEEIAGALRDAVAE, from the coding sequence GTGAAGAACAACGTCAAGCAGATACTCCTTATCGCCGTTTTGGCCGCCGTCAGCATCGGCATCGGCCTGTGGGCCGGCATGCAAGGCAAACCCGCCAAGCAGGAAACAACGGGGTACCCGGACCTGGGCGGTGACTTCACGCTGACCTCGGACAAAGGCCCCGTCAGCCTGCACGATTTCAAAGGCAAGATCGTACCGATCTACTTCGGATTCACCCATTGCCCCGATGTGTGCATTACGTCACTCAGCGGCATAGCGGCCGGGCTCAAACAACTCACCGACGAGCAGCGCGCCCAGGTACAGCCCCTCTTCATCACGATCGACCCGGAACGCGATGACGCAGCGAGAGTCGGCGAATACGCCCGCTACTTCGATCCCAGCTTCATCGGCCTGACGGGCACCCTGGAAGAAATCACCCAGGTCGCGCAGAAGCATTTCGTCATCTTCGAGAAGGTCAAACTGGACGATTCCGAGATGGGTTACACCATGGACCATTCGTCGATCGTCTATGTCGTCGGCAAGAACGGCATTATCCGCGAGCTGGTACACCACTCTGAGGACCCGGAGGAAATCGCGGGCGCATTGCGCGATGCGGTGGCCGAGTAG
- a CDS encoding O-antigen ligase family protein, which yields MALTNPANNVSAGARGLPATRPYLWYALIPALMLFVHALELDELYRAFVYGNVFVVAWIAYRLHRRDGGFPTGVAAALLLPAALLTVLYITSGHEIAGKEIRHLVAFTFVAIGCLLLPMSTKHLSNDQHRVQLLVVALVIAYAVIQIAAIFIFEGKYGTTKNPHYLAHYALLLLVIAPLLYRGLPPYLKVALSLAVVLLGVALLHSFSRPAWLSFLLTGLLYVWLMRGRISWRWPVAIVFLLGAIYLYDIGGVGKRVDDLLGKITAEERVTIWRDAWNMQSTSTARQWVVGHGIDSFEEDFKAYSDYHHQGIDFNAPHNMPLELLYTVGIVGLVLVAATIAYVYLLLFRAFKQLDRSPFAATLIAVLTANLLFISITVSFFSSHHLLVFSLIAGLAVAFAREKHRVRTDLAGT from the coding sequence ATGGCGTTGACGAACCCGGCAAACAATGTGAGCGCTGGTGCTCGCGGCTTACCGGCAACGAGGCCCTATCTCTGGTATGCCTTGATCCCCGCTCTGATGCTCTTTGTGCATGCGCTTGAGTTGGACGAACTCTACCGAGCGTTTGTGTACGGCAACGTCTTTGTGGTTGCTTGGATAGCCTATCGGTTGCACCGTCGAGACGGTGGCTTTCCGACCGGCGTTGCTGCTGCGTTGTTGCTGCCGGCTGCGCTACTGACCGTGCTATACATCACGTCCGGTCATGAGATAGCTGGGAAGGAGATCCGGCACCTGGTTGCGTTCACCTTTGTCGCAATTGGCTGTCTTTTGTTGCCGATGTCGACGAAGCATCTATCGAACGATCAGCACCGGGTTCAGCTGTTGGTGGTCGCGCTGGTCATCGCCTACGCAGTCATTCAGATCGCCGCGATATTCATTTTTGAAGGCAAATACGGAACGACGAAGAACCCGCACTATCTCGCACACTACGCCTTGTTGTTGCTAGTGATCGCGCCTCTGTTGTACCGCGGACTGCCTCCTTATTTGAAGGTGGCGTTGTCATTGGCTGTAGTGTTGTTGGGTGTCGCCCTGCTGCATTCCTTTTCACGTCCCGCCTGGTTGTCTTTCTTGCTGACTGGGCTGCTCTATGTGTGGCTGATGCGCGGCCGCATTTCGTGGAGATGGCCGGTAGCCATCGTATTTCTTCTCGGTGCTATCTACCTCTACGATATCGGAGGCGTAGGCAAGCGCGTCGACGATCTCCTTGGCAAGATTACGGCAGAAGAGCGGGTGACTATCTGGCGCGATGCCTGGAATATGCAGTCAACGAGCACTGCCAGACAGTGGGTGGTCGGGCACGGCATCGATAGTTTCGAAGAAGATTTCAAGGCGTATTCCGACTATCACCATCAAGGAATCGATTTCAATGCGCCACACAATATGCCGCTTGAGCTTCTCTATACCGTTGGAATCGTCGGCCTGGTTCTTGTTGCGGCCACGATCGCCTACGTCTATCTGCTGTTGTTCCGGGCATTCAAGCAACTCGACCGATCCCCTTTTGCCGCTACACTGATCGCGGTGCTAACAGCGAATCTGCTCTTCATATCGATTACGGTCAGTTTCTTCAGTAGCCATCATCTGCTGGTGTTCAGCTTGATTGCTGGGCTTGCAGTAGCGTTTGCGAGAGAGAAGCATCGCGTGCGTACCGACTTGGCGGGAACATAG
- the mutY gene encoding A/G-specific adenine glycosylase — protein sequence MTADFSQLVLAWFDEHGRKTLPWQQNISPYRVWVSEIMLQQTQVATVIPYFERFMARFPGVGDLAAAPIDDVLHHWSGLGYYARARNLHRAAKLVCGRFDGEFPRDIEAMQELPGVGRSTAGAILSLACGQRQTILDGNVKRVLARFHGVDGWPGTAPVLNQLWGLAERYTPAERVANYNQAMMDLGATLCTRSKPACDRCPVGQHCVARRAGEQHRFPGKKPKKALPAKSTQMLLVRDPAGSILLERRPPAGIWGGLWCLPEIEQGSDPLSWCASSVGQQASIGRRLPTRRHTFSHFHLDIAPVEILLKQPGCAVLEPGSRLWYNPRQPENIGLAAPVARLLDEISN from the coding sequence GTGACCGCTGACTTCTCGCAGCTGGTGCTTGCATGGTTCGATGAGCATGGGCGTAAGACCCTGCCATGGCAGCAAAATATTTCACCGTATCGCGTCTGGGTGTCTGAGATCATGCTGCAGCAGACGCAGGTCGCGACGGTCATACCGTATTTCGAGCGCTTCATGGCGCGATTCCCTGGCGTTGGCGATCTTGCCGCCGCGCCGATCGACGACGTGCTTCATCATTGGTCCGGCCTGGGTTACTACGCCCGCGCGCGCAACCTCCATCGCGCCGCGAAGCTGGTCTGTGGCCGCTTTGATGGGGAGTTTCCGCGTGATATTGAGGCGATGCAGGAACTACCCGGGGTCGGGCGGTCGACGGCGGGGGCCATCCTGTCACTGGCATGCGGGCAGCGGCAGACCATACTCGATGGCAACGTGAAGCGCGTGTTGGCGCGATTTCATGGCGTAGATGGCTGGCCGGGTACAGCACCGGTCCTGAATCAGCTGTGGGGACTGGCAGAACGCTACACACCGGCTGAGCGAGTAGCTAACTACAACCAGGCAATGATGGATCTCGGCGCGACCCTGTGCACCCGCAGCAAGCCGGCCTGTGATCGTTGCCCGGTGGGCCAACACTGTGTTGCACGACGGGCCGGTGAGCAGCATCGATTTCCGGGTAAAAAGCCGAAGAAGGCGCTGCCAGCGAAGTCCACACAGATGCTGCTTGTGCGCGACCCGGCGGGGTCGATCCTGCTGGAGCGTCGTCCGCCTGCCGGCATCTGGGGCGGCCTGTGGTGCCTGCCGGAGATCGAGCAGGGAAGCGATCCGCTCAGCTGGTGCGCAAGCAGTGTCGGCCAGCAGGCCAGTATCGGCCGGCGCCTGCCGACAAGGCGGCATACCTTCAGCCACTTTCACCTGGATATCGCACCGGTCGAAATCCTGCTGAAACAGCCGGGTTGCGCCGTGTTGGAGCCGGGAAGCCGGCTTTGGTATAACCCGCGTCAGCCTGAAAACATCGGCTTGGCGGCACCCGTTGCGCGCCTGCTCGATGAGATCAGTAATTGA
- a CDS encoding polysaccharide pyruvyl transferase family protein translates to MPHNGLDSSSSATEVRYDARPFLALLASRKLTRISLPVPPATSTSCFFGDDDDINKPTSRCAACVARGNDAPQSTQEAPRSIEMFPRLAACQRRRKESMRVAVLTLALYVNYGGSLQAFALLRALKDLGHDAWFLNRETRIPTSRERAIRATKRWLKKHLIGRFREIRWNMYDLEVRPAIMQHHARFIAQHIQPQTEAFLTSETLADKIGDYQFDAIVVGSDQVWRRDYILLNHDDYFLGFLATDDHRTRRVAYAASFGTSDWDYTDEETSHCGNLLRQFHAVSVREDDGVAMCRERFGVDADHVVDPTLLLEPHRYLELLPDDMQQRTFSGVLIYLLDETGAKGRIARSAIEALDRPAYRVSKPSADATLPLDERVAPPIEEWVRGFLDADFVVTDSFHGVVFSILFNKRFIAIGNSIRGMSRFESLLRMFGLEDRLLSSLEDIDIQSFLAEPDWNRINDELDRQRRRSMDFLRLALTPEVTAKAS, encoded by the coding sequence TTGCCCCACAATGGGCTCGACAGCTCATCGTCGGCAACGGAAGTTCGCTACGATGCGCGCCCGTTTCTCGCGCTGCTCGCTTCCCGTAAACTGACCCGGATATCCTTGCCAGTTCCACCCGCGACGTCGACGAGCTGTTTTTTCGGTGACGATGATGACATCAACAAACCCACAAGCCGCTGCGCCGCATGCGTTGCACGTGGCAATGACGCGCCTCAAAGCACGCAAGAGGCACCCCGGTCCATTGAGATGTTCCCCAGGCTTGCCGCTTGCCAGCGAAGGCGAAAAGAGTCGATGAGAGTTGCAGTGCTGACTTTAGCGTTATACGTCAACTACGGCGGAAGCTTGCAGGCATTCGCCTTGCTGCGCGCGCTTAAAGATTTGGGACACGACGCCTGGTTCCTCAACCGCGAGACGCGCATACCGACTTCGCGAGAGCGAGCGATTCGTGCGACCAAGAGATGGCTGAAGAAACATTTGATCGGACGATTTCGTGAGATCCGATGGAATATGTACGATCTCGAAGTCAGGCCGGCGATCATGCAACACCATGCGCGTTTTATCGCTCAGCACATCCAGCCGCAGACGGAAGCATTTCTGACGAGCGAAACACTGGCAGATAAAATCGGCGACTACCAGTTCGATGCCATCGTTGTGGGTAGCGATCAGGTCTGGCGGCGCGACTACATCCTGCTCAACCACGACGATTACTTTCTAGGCTTTCTTGCAACCGACGATCACAGAACGCGACGGGTTGCCTATGCTGCGTCGTTCGGCACGTCTGATTGGGACTACACGGACGAGGAAACAAGCCACTGTGGCAATCTGCTGCGGCAGTTTCACGCCGTCTCCGTTCGCGAAGACGACGGCGTTGCAATGTGTCGGGAGCGATTTGGCGTGGACGCCGATCACGTAGTCGATCCAACCCTCCTGCTGGAGCCGCATCGATATCTTGAACTGCTACCGGACGATATGCAGCAACGTACCTTCAGTGGGGTCTTGATCTATCTACTTGACGAGACCGGAGCAAAGGGGCGGATCGCAAGGTCGGCCATTGAAGCGCTGGATAGGCCTGCCTACCGTGTGAGTAAGCCATCGGCGGATGCAACACTGCCATTGGACGAGCGAGTGGCGCCGCCGATCGAAGAATGGGTACGTGGATTTCTCGATGCAGACTTCGTCGTGACCGACTCGTTCCACGGCGTTGTGTTTTCCATACTGTTCAACAAGCGATTCATTGCGATCGGTAACAGCATCCGTGGCATGTCGCGCTTCGAATCGCTATTGCGAATGTTCGGCCTGGAAGATCGACTGCTGTCGTCGTTGGAGGACATCGATATTCAGAGTTTCCTGGCAGAGCCGGATTGGAACCGGATCAACGATGAACTGGACCGCCAACGGCGTCGATCGATGGACTTTCTGAGACTGGCCCTAACCCCGGAAGTCACCGCTAAGGCCAGCTGA
- the menD gene encoding 2-succinyl-5-enolpyruvyl-6-hydroxy-3-cyclohexene-1-carboxylic-acid synthase, with amino-acid sequence MYSDDLLVQELLALLKAYNVRHIVIAPGSRHYPITKSLEHDRDFTLYSVVDERSAGFFALGLIQAIGAPVATLCTSGTASINFGSAVVEAYYQKLPLCVLTPDRLPELLGQMEDQMFPQTTMFQDFTKYVALLKPVLGPLDKWFVNRVLNEALDALTTNGGGPVQINIPILNPAEKDFATAELPKSRVIRRHRHVPSPPDWAAIGQRLRGKRVQVLWGQSPPPTPALQAAFDAFAQAFDVLTLADHLSNLDHASRVRLPLLYLHLPAARASEMRPDIVITVFGNIVFQDNVNALFRGSAVEHWRIGEDGDVSDPFRRLSDVFEMSPEEFFREAAEAVSSASPQQRYRQAAMTLVERLPEFPPDLYGETAAIGRFLASLSLNCVLHIANSAPMRMVQFFDIDRSVLVLANRGINGIDGSMSAAVGYAAASERLNFLVLGDLAFFYDMNSLWIRHRPENLRILVLNNDGGAIMHSSWGSSPQVGKHVSAAHHTSVRGWVESLGIRYLSATDFAELDAALVDFTDDNAAEAMVLEVFTEKTSDIVQMKAFYEQISDDLLGATFKKRFKMLMKQRLEQMGLLDAAKRILR; translated from the coding sequence ATGTATTCGGATGACCTCCTCGTTCAAGAACTCCTCGCTCTTCTCAAGGCCTACAATGTTCGCCACATCGTGATAGCGCCGGGAAGCCGGCACTACCCGATCACCAAGAGCCTCGAGCACGATCGGGATTTCACTCTCTACTCGGTCGTCGATGAGCGGTCAGCGGGGTTTTTCGCGCTCGGGCTGATTCAGGCCATTGGGGCGCCGGTGGCTACGCTCTGCACATCCGGCACGGCATCGATCAATTTCGGTTCGGCCGTTGTCGAGGCCTACTACCAGAAGCTTCCGCTGTGTGTGCTTACGCCGGACCGCCTACCCGAACTGCTCGGGCAGATGGAAGACCAGATGTTTCCGCAGACCACGATGTTCCAGGATTTCACCAAGTACGTGGCGCTGCTCAAACCGGTGCTTGGTCCACTGGACAAGTGGTTCGTCAATCGTGTGCTCAACGAGGCACTGGACGCGCTCACGACCAACGGCGGTGGGCCCGTTCAGATCAACATACCTATTCTCAATCCCGCGGAGAAAGACTTCGCGACTGCCGAGTTGCCGAAGTCACGTGTGATTCGGCGGCATCGTCATGTCCCAAGTCCGCCGGATTGGGCGGCAATCGGGCAGCGACTGCGTGGCAAGCGTGTCCAGGTGCTCTGGGGACAAAGTCCGCCGCCCACGCCGGCGCTGCAGGCAGCCTTCGATGCCTTTGCCCAGGCGTTCGACGTGCTCACATTGGCCGATCATCTTTCCAATCTCGATCATGCCAGCCGGGTGCGACTCCCGTTGCTCTACCTGCACCTGCCGGCAGCAAGGGCATCCGAGATGCGTCCCGACATTGTGATCACGGTCTTCGGAAACATCGTGTTTCAGGACAACGTGAATGCTTTGTTCCGCGGGTCAGCAGTCGAGCATTGGAGAATAGGTGAAGACGGCGATGTGTCCGACCCGTTCAGGCGACTCAGCGATGTGTTCGAGATGTCACCCGAGGAATTCTTTCGCGAAGCGGCCGAGGCCGTTTCGAGCGCCTCCCCTCAACAACGGTATCGCCAGGCTGCGATGACGCTGGTTGAACGGCTGCCGGAGTTTCCCCCGGATCTATATGGCGAAACGGCGGCTATCGGCCGATTCCTCGCGAGTCTTTCGCTGAATTGCGTACTGCACATCGCCAACAGCGCACCGATGCGCATGGTTCAGTTTTTTGACATCGATCGTTCTGTGCTGGTGCTGGCCAATCGCGGTATCAACGGGATCGATGGTTCGATGTCGGCGGCGGTCGGCTATGCCGCCGCGAGCGAGCGCCTTAATTTTCTCGTCTTGGGCGACCTTGCCTTCTTTTACGACATGAATTCGCTATGGATTCGCCATCGCCCCGAAAACCTGCGCATCCTCGTATTGAACAACGATGGCGGTGCGATCATGCATTCGTCCTGGGGATCATCGCCGCAGGTCGGCAAGCACGTATCCGCTGCCCACCACACCAGTGTTCGTGGTTGGGTGGAGTCACTCGGTATCCGCTATCTGTCGGCGACGGACTTCGCCGAGCTCGATGCGGCGCTGGTCGACTTCACGGATGACAATGCGGCCGAGGCCATGGTGCTGGAAGTCTTTACCGAGAAAACCTCCGACATTGTCCAGATGAAGGCGTTCTACGAGCAGATAAGTGACGACCTGCTCGGTGCAACGTTCAAGAAAAGATTCAAGATGCTGATGAAGCAGAGGCTGGAACAGATGGGCCTGCTCGACGCTGCAAAACGCATCCTGCGATAA